From the genome of Spirosomataceae bacterium TFI 002, one region includes:
- a CDS encoding uncharacterized domain 1-containing protein, translated as MIDQFKQLIGKESKDSSPSPLGKWLNGTLLAVENGTMTVSFVIRDEMTNPAGIMHGGIAAAMMDEVIGMTTYTLGNEAFFAAANLNVDFLRPGKKGETIKVVSEIIRAGKTMVHVECRIYNQENKLISKATSNMVKTSY; from the coding sequence ATGATAGATCAATTTAAACAACTTATAGGTAAAGAATCAAAAGATTCAAGTCCATCCCCACTTGGGAAATGGCTCAATGGAACCTTATTAGCCGTTGAGAATGGAACAATGACTGTTTCTTTTGTAATCAGGGACGAAATGACCAATCCTGCAGGAATCATGCATGGCGGCATTGCTGCAGCCATGATGGACGAAGTGATTGGTATGACAACATATACGCTTGGAAATGAGGCTTTTTTCGCTGCGGCCAATTTAAATGTTGATTTTTTAAGACCGGGAAAAAAAGGAGAAACTATAAAGGTGGTTTCTGAGATAATTCGTGCGGGTAAAACAATGGTTCATGTTGAGTGTCGAATTTACAATCAAGAAAATAAATTGATATCGAAAGCAACAAGTAACATGGTTAAAACCAGCTATTGA
- a CDS encoding Putative NADPH-quinone reductase (modulator of drug activity B), whose protein sequence is MKKILILQSHPNPESFCVALGQAYKSTAITNGAEVQEIVIPDLNFDPNLSYGYSKRMELEPDLLQAWEKIQWADHIVFIHPLWWGGIPALAKGFFDRLFLPGMAFQKREGSLWWDKLLKGKSARIIATMDQPVWFYWLFNKAPSHRALKKMTFEFVGIKPVSITSIGPIRLSTDEFRAKWISKINKIALKES, encoded by the coding sequence GTGAAAAAAATACTCATTCTTCAATCTCATCCCAACCCAGAAAGCTTTTGCGTTGCCTTGGGACAGGCTTATAAATCAACAGCCATAACTAATGGAGCGGAAGTACAAGAAATTGTAATTCCTGATTTGAATTTTGATCCAAACTTAAGCTATGGTTACAGCAAAAGAATGGAATTAGAACCAGACCTTTTACAGGCTTGGGAAAAAATTCAATGGGCCGATCATATCGTTTTTATTCATCCGCTTTGGTGGGGGGGTATTCCTGCTCTTGCAAAAGGTTTTTTTGATCGATTATTTCTACCTGGTATGGCATTTCAAAAAAGAGAAGGATCATTATGGTGGGATAAGTTGCTAAAAGGTAAATCGGCTAGGATCATAGCTACAATGGATCAACCTGTTTGGTTTTATTGGTTATTTAACAAAGCACCCAGTCACAGGGCACTTAAAAAAATGACTTTTGAGTTTGTTGGAATCAAACCAGTCAGCATAACCTCTATTGGCCCTATAAGACTTTCTACTGATGAGTTTAGGGCAAAGTGGATTTCAAAAATCAACAAAATAGCATTGAAAGAATCATGA
- a CDS encoding toxin 44: MENIINANIETSRNANLAEWVDLVRPKGQWDYKDTKKQEDNIFGLANKLREESEDQNEYTVHTAFQWKSYVFNDPSDIGNFNYGLTGRFIGNVGFKKQTLNDWAGYLQTLKDTVYGDFEKAFDEWETINTSPPFGDEPDDYYWSNQGMKYAESILNCPCPN, encoded by the coding sequence ATGGAAAATATTATAAATGCAAATATTGAAACGTCAAGAAATGCAAACTTGGCTGAATGGGTTGATCTGGTTAGACCCAAGGGTCAATGGGACTATAAGGATACTAAGAAACAAGAAGATAACATATTTGGATTAGCAAATAAGCTAAGAGAGGAATCTGAAGATCAAAACGAATACACGGTACATACAGCATTCCAATGGAAGAGTTATGTTTTTAATGATCCCTCCGATATTGGTAATTTTAATTATGGGCTCACAGGTAGATTTATAGGAAACGTTGGGTTTAAAAAACAAACATTGAATGATTGGGCGGGTTACCTTCAAACGCTAAAAGATACAGTCTATGGTGATTTTGAAAAAGCATTTGATGAGTGGGAAACTATAAATACAAGTCCACCATTTGGCGATGAACCAGATGATTATTACTGGTCAAATCAAGGAATGAAATATGCTGAATCCATTTTAAATTGTCCTTGCCCAAACTAA
- a CDS encoding Arylsulfatase A: MKKTLFLITLSFLCISGFSQDRPNVIVILADDMGYGDIAAINPDSKIPTPNLDKLTRSGMYFSEAHSGSGVCTPTRYGLLTGRYAFRSSMKSGVLTGYDPPLIESDRTTIADIFKQRNYKTACIGKWHLGLGWQAKNTWEPLVTGDVWSEMNTSNVNYNAGLSESPNDLGFDYSFIIPSSLDIAPYFYIENKQLTSTNYTRKPAWKNDSGKGMWYRLGDTAGDFKHEEVLEKFTEKSIDFIDQNAGNPFFMYVPYSAPHSPWLPSKEFMGKSKAGVYGDFMMMVDAQVGKIMDKLEAEGIADNTMIIFTSDNGANWEDWEKKEFGHEANFSRTGRKSDAWDGGHHVPFVVSWPAKIKAGNKSDALICLTDVFASMAELLSVDVNKMEGGDSFSFLPNLMSKKTESRDFVIHHGISGNFAIRQGDWKYVEAYGSGGWTLPEKEAKEKNLSYGQLYNMKSDPFEENDVIKSNPKITSELMDLLQKVKARPENNIK; the protein is encoded by the coding sequence ATGAAAAAAACGTTATTTCTAATTACACTAAGCTTTCTATGTATTTCTGGTTTCTCTCAAGATAGACCAAATGTAATCGTGATTTTGGCAGACGACATGGGATATGGGGACATTGCAGCGATTAATCCAGACTCAAAGATTCCTACGCCGAACCTTGACAAACTTACTCGCTCGGGAATGTATTTCTCCGAGGCACACTCTGGTTCAGGGGTATGCACACCTACAAGATATGGATTGTTAACTGGTAGGTATGCTTTTAGGTCTAGCATGAAAAGTGGGGTACTTACAGGTTATGATCCACCGTTGATAGAATCAGACAGAACTACAATTGCTGATATATTCAAGCAGAGAAACTACAAAACGGCATGCATTGGTAAATGGCACTTAGGACTTGGTTGGCAAGCCAAAAACACTTGGGAGCCACTTGTGACGGGTGATGTATGGAGTGAAATGAATACTTCAAATGTGAATTACAATGCTGGCTTATCAGAAAGTCCGAATGACTTGGGTTTTGACTATAGCTTTATCATTCCATCTTCCTTAGATATTGCCCCTTATTTCTATATCGAGAACAAGCAGTTGACAAGTACTAACTACACACGTAAACCTGCCTGGAAAAATGACAGTGGGAAAGGAATGTGGTATAGGCTTGGAGATACCGCAGGTGACTTTAAGCATGAGGAGGTGTTAGAAAAATTCACTGAGAAAAGCATTGATTTTATTGATCAAAATGCTGGAAATCCATTTTTTATGTATGTTCCATATTCTGCCCCTCATTCTCCTTGGTTGCCGTCTAAAGAATTTATGGGTAAATCAAAAGCAGGTGTTTATGGCGATTTCATGATGATGGTGGATGCCCAAGTGGGTAAAATAATGGATAAGCTTGAAGCCGAAGGGATAGCCGATAACACAATGATAATTTTCACGTCGGACAATGGGGCTAACTGGGAAGATTGGGAAAAAAAGGAATTTGGTCATGAAGCTAATTTTTCTAGAACAGGCAGAAAGTCAGATGCTTGGGATGGTGGGCATCATGTACCATTTGTTGTTTCTTGGCCTGCAAAAATCAAAGCAGGTAATAAGAGTGATGCCTTAATCTGTCTTACTGATGTATTTGCTAGCATGGCGGAGTTACTTTCTGTAGACGTTAATAAAATGGAAGGTGGTGATAGCTTTAGTTTTTTACCTAATTTAATGAGTAAAAAGACTGAAAGTAGAGACTTTGTAATCCATCACGGAATCTCAGGAAATTTTGCGATTCGGCAAGGAGACTGGAAATATGTAGAAGCTTATGGCTCGGGAGGTTGGACTTTACCTGAAAAGGAGGCAAAGGAGAAGAACTTGTCTTATGGACAGCTTTATAATATGAAATCAGATCCTTTTGAGGAAAATGATGTGATTAAAAGTAATCCTAAGATTACTAGTGAATTGATGGATTTGCTTCAAAAGGTGAAAGCTCGTCCAGAAAACAACATCAAATAA
- a CDS encoding RND family efflux transporter, MFP subunit, whose amino-acid sequence MNRLLILVLLLTFNACRTESTKEEKVIEAELIAVTITNVQKSSIQDNIVASGVLSSKEELKLAFKTGGLIKRMLVSEGQFVKAGQLLAELDMSEIDAQVNQAQLGFQKSQRDLERVKKLVEDEAATQTNLDDATTGFELAQQGLQVAKYNQKLSKIYAPQSGRILRKISEAGELITPFAPAIIMGTGSSAFLLNVGLSDRDIVKVKKGYPAKVSLDAYPGRVFDARVTQLAEMINPATGTFEAELTLEKISEKLISGFVAKATITPPGQQLVLSVPIESLVEANGTEAYVFLYENGVAKKQAIITGRIGNEKVEVLAGLSENQEIISQGANFLSNGQKVKAVNP is encoded by the coding sequence ATGAATAGACTATTAATTTTAGTTTTACTCTTAACCTTTAATGCCTGTAGGACAGAAAGTACTAAAGAGGAAAAGGTTATTGAAGCTGAGCTTATTGCCGTTACAATTACCAATGTGCAAAAATCATCAATTCAGGACAATATCGTCGCGAGTGGGGTATTAAGTTCTAAAGAAGAATTGAAGTTAGCCTTCAAAACAGGTGGGCTAATAAAAAGAATGTTAGTGTCCGAAGGCCAGTTTGTAAAAGCGGGACAGCTACTTGCTGAACTTGATATGTCCGAAATTGACGCTCAAGTAAATCAAGCACAGCTAGGTTTTCAAAAGTCTCAACGAGACCTAGAGCGAGTTAAAAAACTGGTAGAAGACGAGGCCGCAACGCAAACAAACCTAGACGATGCAACCACAGGATTTGAACTAGCTCAACAAGGACTACAAGTTGCCAAATACAACCAAAAGCTTTCTAAAATATACGCTCCACAATCAGGTCGGATTTTAAGAAAGATATCAGAAGCTGGTGAATTGATCACTCCTTTTGCCCCAGCTATTATAATGGGCACTGGCTCATCAGCTTTTTTACTTAACGTTGGCTTGTCTGACAGAGATATTGTAAAAGTAAAAAAAGGTTACCCCGCAAAAGTAAGTTTAGATGCCTATCCTGGTCGTGTTTTTGACGCGAGAGTCACACAATTGGCCGAAATGATAAACCCCGCAACTGGTACTTTCGAAGCAGAATTGACTTTAGAGAAAATAAGCGAAAAGCTTATTTCAGGATTCGTCGCAAAGGCAACAATTACACCTCCAGGGCAACAATTAGTCCTGAGTGTTCCCATCGAAAGTCTTGTAGAAGCCAATGGTACTGAAGCATATGTTTTTCTTTATGAAAATGGCGTTGCAAAGAAGCAAGCAATTATAACGGGTCGAATTGGGAATGAAAAAGTAGAAGTATTAGCAGGGCTAAGCGAAAATCAAGAGATTATCAGCCAAGGAGCAAATTTCCTCAGTAATGGACAAAAAGTTAAAGCCGTAAATCCATGA
- a CDS encoding zinc transporter, ZIP family — protein sequence MLEKLLEINPVLLALGGTLFTWAMTALGAGLVFFFKKIDQKVLNLMLGFAAGVMIAASFWSLLAPAIEMAEKSGTKGWIPAVVGFLLGGAFLFGLDRVLPHLHLDRKIEHAEGLKTSWHRSILLVMAITLHNIPEGLAVGVAFGALANDPSIGVLTGAIALAIGIGIQNFPEGAAVSVPLRREGFSRLKAFNYGQLSGVVEPIAGVLGALAVIYITPILPYALSFAAGAMIFVVVEELIPESQNGHETDLSTIGAMIGFAVMMFLDVALG from the coding sequence ATGTTAGAAAAATTACTAGAAATTAATCCAGTTTTACTTGCTCTAGGGGGCACTTTGTTTACTTGGGCAATGACTGCCCTTGGAGCTGGTCTTGTTTTTTTCTTCAAAAAAATTGATCAAAAAGTACTTAACCTTATGCTGGGCTTTGCAGCAGGGGTAATGATTGCAGCAAGTTTTTGGTCACTTTTGGCTCCAGCAATTGAAATGGCAGAAAAAAGTGGCACAAAAGGATGGATACCAGCAGTTGTTGGGTTTCTTTTGGGAGGTGCCTTTCTATTCGGACTAGATCGAGTGCTTCCTCATTTACACTTGGATCGTAAAATCGAACATGCAGAGGGTTTAAAAACCTCATGGCATCGAAGTATCTTGCTTGTAATGGCAATTACGCTCCACAACATTCCAGAAGGACTCGCAGTAGGAGTTGCCTTTGGTGCTTTAGCAAATGATCCTTCAATTGGAGTTCTTACTGGAGCAATTGCACTAGCGATTGGTATTGGAATTCAAAATTTTCCAGAGGGTGCCGCTGTTTCTGTCCCACTTCGTAGAGAAGGTTTTTCAAGGTTAAAAGCATTTAACTATGGGCAATTAAGTGGCGTTGTAGAACCCATAGCAGGAGTACTTGGTGCCTTGGCCGTAATATACATTACACCCATACTACCATATGCACTTTCATTTGCAGCAGGTGCCATGATATTCGTTGTAGTAGAAGAACTCATACCAGAATCACAAAATGGACATGAAACAGACCTATCTACTATTGGTGCAATGATTGGTTTTGCAGTAATGATGTTTTTAGATGTTGCACTCGGCTGA
- a CDS encoding DNA-binding transcriptional regulator, AcrR family has product MNTVHFICTVILLINVQMGISERKEREKEAMRDTILDAAKKLFLDKGFEKTSIRNIADEIEYSPGTIYLYFKDKNELLLHLHYQAFGVMVTEFMAATPQEDPMDQLVQMGHQYIKFAIENPEMYDLMFVMDAPMEALECNDEIWNDGMEAFGMLQNLVGVCIEAGYFKGQDVDDLSLGIWGFMHGIVILKSKKRMSMFKDTESESEERMMRAFQTFTTMLKAI; this is encoded by the coding sequence ATGAACACTGTTCATTTTATTTGCACTGTTATTTTACTTATCAATGTTCAAATGGGAATTAGCGAAAGAAAAGAAAGAGAGAAGGAGGCAATGCGAGATACAATTCTCGATGCAGCAAAAAAACTCTTTCTAGACAAAGGGTTCGAAAAAACGTCTATCCGTAACATTGCGGACGAAATCGAATATAGTCCGGGTACGATCTATCTCTATTTTAAGGATAAAAACGAATTATTACTCCATTTACATTACCAAGCTTTCGGAGTGATGGTTACGGAGTTTATGGCCGCTACACCGCAAGAAGACCCAATGGATCAACTAGTTCAAATGGGACACCAATACATCAAATTTGCGATAGAGAATCCAGAAATGTACGATTTAATGTTCGTAATGGATGCTCCAATGGAAGCACTGGAGTGTAACGATGAGATTTGGAACGACGGAATGGAAGCATTTGGAATGTTACAAAATCTCGTTGGTGTTTGTATTGAAGCTGGTTATTTCAAAGGCCAAGACGTTGATGATCTCTCACTTGGAATTTGGGGATTTATGCACGGAATTGTCATTCTGAAATCCAAAAAAAGAATGAGCATGTTCAAAGACACCGAGAGCGAGTCAGAAGAAAGAATGATGCGAGCATTTCAAACTTTTACAACCATGCTAAAAGCCATTTAG
- a CDS encoding ferrous iron transport protein B has translation MKNENIEKLISLSNDLRWQLGDEFHDDLTEGIYADASSIVKASVHKKGVGGQLRFDAKIDRIITSKTWGFPLMFLVLSVVLWLTIIGANYPSAMLGNLLLEHVHPFLKNLGVTIGLPEWLNGFLIDGVYLAVAWVIAVMLPPMAIFFPLFTLLEDFGYLPRVAFNLDNLFKRAGAHGKQALTMSMGFGCNAAGVVATRIIDSPRERLIAIITNNFSLCNGRWPTQILIATIFIGAIVPQAFSGIVSLAAVIGIAVLGMGFMFFTSWALSKTVLKGEVSTFALELPPFRPPRFWKTIYTSLIDRTLIVLWRAIVFAAPAGAVIWLISNVSIGDQSIAVWSIDFMEPFGFLLGLNGVILLAYIVAIPANEIVIPTILMLTVLTTGLAGGSGAGVMFEADSASATGEILRAGGWTLLTAINLMLFSLLHNPCSTTIYTIYKETKSLKWTVVASILPVIMGFVVTFVVAQVWRLF, from the coding sequence ATGAAAAACGAGAATATTGAAAAGCTTATTTCCCTTTCAAATGACCTCCGATGGCAACTAGGTGATGAGTTTCATGATGACCTTACGGAGGGGATTTATGCCGATGCATCAAGTATCGTTAAAGCCTCAGTGCATAAAAAAGGGGTTGGAGGACAGCTACGGTTTGATGCAAAAATTGATCGAATTATTACTAGTAAAACTTGGGGGTTTCCTTTAATGTTTTTGGTGCTTTCGGTGGTTTTATGGCTAACGATTATAGGAGCAAATTACCCATCAGCAATGTTGGGCAACTTGCTACTGGAACATGTTCATCCTTTTCTAAAAAACCTAGGGGTAACTATTGGCCTACCTGAGTGGCTTAATGGCTTTTTAATAGACGGAGTTTATTTAGCTGTTGCATGGGTCATTGCAGTGATGTTACCTCCAATGGCGATATTCTTCCCATTGTTTACATTATTAGAAGATTTTGGCTACTTACCACGAGTAGCATTTAATCTCGATAACCTTTTCAAAAGAGCCGGAGCTCATGGAAAGCAAGCTTTAACTATGAGTATGGGTTTTGGTTGTAATGCGGCAGGTGTGGTGGCAACTCGAATAATCGATAGCCCAAGAGAGCGATTGATAGCGATTATTACAAATAATTTTTCGCTTTGTAATGGTAGGTGGCCAACTCAAATTTTGATTGCAACTATTTTTATTGGAGCAATTGTACCTCAAGCATTCTCAGGAATTGTGTCACTCGCTGCTGTAATTGGTATCGCTGTATTGGGAATGGGATTTATGTTTTTTACCTCTTGGGCTTTATCAAAAACTGTTTTAAAAGGAGAAGTTTCAACTTTTGCTTTAGAGCTGCCTCCATTCCGTCCTCCAAGATTTTGGAAAACTATTTATACTTCGCTAATCGATCGTACTTTGATAGTTTTGTGGAGAGCAATTGTTTTTGCTGCTCCTGCAGGAGCGGTAATTTGGCTTATCTCCAATGTTAGCATCGGAGATCAATCCATTGCAGTTTGGTCAATTGACTTTATGGAACCCTTTGGCTTTTTGCTTGGTCTAAATGGAGTTATCTTACTGGCTTACATTGTTGCTATTCCAGCCAATGAGATTGTAATTCCAACAATACTTATGCTAACTGTCTTAACAACCGGGTTAGCGGGAGGTTCTGGAGCAGGGGTTATGTTTGAAGCGGACTCAGCAAGTGCAACAGGTGAAATACTGAGGGCTGGAGGTTGGACATTGCTTACTGCAATTAACTTGATGCTTTTTAGTCTTTTGCACAACCCTTGTAGTACCACAATTTATACCATTTATAAAGAAACGAAATCTCTCAAATGGACTGTAGTAGCTTCTATATTACCAGTTATTATGGGTTTTGTGGTAACATTTGTGGTAGCTCAAGTGTGGAGGTTGTTTTAG
- a CDS encoding Uncharacterized conserved protein, DUF433 family has protein sequence MINYREHIEIDANVRFGRPVIKGTRISVSEVLNWLANEMSIAEILEDYPQLKKEAIQSCLLYAADKEHNIRIAS, from the coding sequence ATGATAAACTATAGAGAACATATTGAGATAGACGCAAATGTACGATTTGGCAGACCAGTTATTAAAGGGACAAGAATCAGTGTTTCTGAAGTTCTAAATTGGCTAGCAAATGAAATGTCAATTGCCGAAATATTGGAAGATTACCCTCAGCTGAAAAAAGAAGCAATTCAGTCTTGTTTATTATATGCTGCTGACAAAGAGCATAATATAAGAATTGCGTCATGA
- a CDS encoding molybdate transport system ATP-binding protein codes for MIEFSNVKIKKGTNIVLKNISISIPKGKNIGIVGANASGKSTFLDAISGRIFPFQGKISKPHYSKIQQVARDYSFHRIVGAAYQYYQQRYQAYDSEIGPTVFEVLQNQVKPIGTIDEKSVELPDPKYAIEKVKNIAKQMNISHLLDRKVATLSNGETRRSLIAMALLEEPEILLLDNPFTGLDTKSKTALKSLLSNIKTQFILVASPSDFPDNVEEIIEFDKGEIKQIHQRPFTLSAYKPNKLSLDEAMLRSIDKTYLNDFTTAVKVTNGWVKYGEKRVLDNINWEVKRGGRWALMGPNGSGKSTLLSLIMADNPQAYQNDLVLFDQQRGTGESIWDLKKRTGFVSPELHLFFPKNQRVWKVVASGLFDTIGLIKTLNEEELAKTNAYLKLLNLEEIKERPLGELSTGEQRQVLLARALIKNPPLLVLDEPCQNLDYSHMVYFRELVDELVTKLDKTLIYVTHNLEEIPSCVQHTLRLEDGKVIS; via the coding sequence ATGATTGAATTCTCAAATGTTAAGATCAAAAAGGGGACAAATATTGTCCTTAAAAACATAAGTATTTCTATTCCAAAAGGAAAGAACATTGGAATTGTAGGAGCAAATGCTTCGGGAAAAAGCACCTTTTTAGACGCAATTTCGGGACGAATATTTCCATTTCAGGGGAAAATAAGCAAGCCTCACTATTCCAAAATACAGCAGGTAGCTAGAGATTATTCATTTCATAGAATCGTAGGAGCTGCATATCAATATTACCAACAGCGATATCAAGCCTATGACTCGGAGATAGGGCCTACGGTATTTGAAGTTTTACAAAATCAAGTAAAACCTATTGGTACAATAGATGAAAAGTCCGTTGAATTACCAGATCCCAAGTATGCAATTGAAAAAGTTAAGAACATTGCAAAACAAATGAACATTTCTCATTTGCTAGATCGCAAAGTTGCTACCCTTTCCAACGGTGAAACTCGCCGAAGCTTAATTGCAATGGCATTATTAGAAGAGCCCGAAATATTGTTGCTTGACAACCCATTTACTGGCTTGGATACCAAAAGCAAAACAGCTCTCAAGTCACTATTGAGTAATATCAAGACCCAGTTTATTCTTGTTGCTTCTCCAAGTGACTTTCCAGACAATGTTGAAGAAATCATTGAATTTGATAAAGGAGAAATAAAACAAATTCATCAACGTCCGTTTACCTTATCAGCATATAAGCCAAATAAACTATCGCTAGATGAAGCAATGCTTCGATCCATTGACAAAACTTACTTAAATGACTTTACTACAGCTGTGAAAGTCACCAATGGCTGGGTCAAATACGGAGAAAAGCGTGTTTTGGACAATATTAACTGGGAGGTGAAACGTGGTGGACGCTGGGCTCTTATGGGACCAAATGGATCAGGTAAAAGCACATTACTCAGCTTAATCATGGCAGATAACCCTCAGGCTTATCAAAATGACTTAGTGTTATTTGATCAGCAGAGAGGTACTGGTGAAAGTATTTGGGACTTAAAGAAGCGTACTGGCTTTGTTTCGCCAGAGCTGCATCTCTTTTTTCCAAAAAACCAAAGGGTATGGAAGGTAGTGGCTTCCGGTTTGTTTGATACCATCGGCTTAATAAAAACCTTGAATGAAGAAGAGCTTGCAAAAACCAATGCTTACCTCAAGCTCCTAAATTTGGAAGAAATAAAAGAAAGACCTCTTGGAGAACTTTCTACAGGAGAGCAAAGACAAGTTTTACTTGCCAGGGCATTGATCAAAAACCCTCCCCTACTTGTCCTTGACGAGCCATGCCAAAACTTGGATTACAGCCACATGGTCTATTTTAGAGAATTGGTGGATGAATTGGTCACTAAACTTGACAAAACCCTTATTTATGTAACTCACAATCTAGAAGAGATTCCTTCTTGTGTGCAGCATACATTAAGGTTGGAAGATGGTAAAGTGATATCTTAA
- a CDS encoding Outer membrane protein TolC — MIRILGFLIFLLFNITGMAQESAVLEKYIEEGLENNIGLKKQEISLEKALNSINLARSNFAPLISFNPTYTLASGGRSLQFPIGDLLNPVYGTLNQLTNTNNFPSVENVDIQFAPNNFHETVLKVQYPLFNSNIKYNWLIQKELLQSEIAKQKVLKHELRYQISTAYLQYLKSLEGIKTIKESIVFLDKLIAFNENLVKNKVALKDVVLSAKYEQSKVKQQLTQVESQSKIAKAYFNFLLNRPANSDIEVDLIYVETIPSINESEFYQNSATIHRPEFMQLQSGLKINETAIELAEKNAKLPELFLGGSAGFQGFGYTFKDQAFAVGQIGLKWDLFHGKEKQYKIQQATIQKNILNHEVEQVKQQVALQVTQAFLECGASESYLNESLPGIEQTSEVLRILESKYKNGNALTIEILKAQNDVLTASLNQVIAKYDFWLKITELRKVSGM, encoded by the coding sequence ATGATAAGAATATTAGGTTTCCTTATATTTCTTCTTTTCAACATAACTGGAATGGCTCAAGAATCTGCCGTTTTAGAAAAATATATAGAAGAGGGTCTCGAAAATAATATTGGACTAAAGAAACAAGAAATTTCGCTGGAAAAGGCTCTGAACAGCATAAATTTAGCACGGTCAAACTTTGCACCGTTAATCAGCTTTAATCCAACCTACACCTTAGCTTCTGGCGGAAGGAGTTTACAATTTCCCATTGGCGATTTACTTAATCCTGTTTATGGAACACTGAATCAATTGACCAACACGAATAATTTTCCTTCTGTAGAGAATGTAGACATTCAGTTTGCTCCCAACAATTTTCATGAAACAGTTTTAAAGGTTCAATACCCTTTATTCAATTCTAATATCAAGTATAATTGGCTCATTCAAAAAGAGCTTTTGCAATCTGAAATTGCTAAACAAAAAGTGCTCAAGCACGAATTGCGTTATCAAATAAGCACTGCATACCTCCAATACCTCAAAAGTCTTGAAGGAATAAAAACCATTAAAGAATCCATTGTCTTTTTGGACAAATTAATCGCCTTCAATGAAAACTTGGTAAAGAACAAAGTAGCCTTAAAAGACGTCGTTTTATCCGCCAAATACGAGCAAAGCAAGGTTAAGCAGCAACTGACACAAGTAGAAAGTCAATCAAAAATAGCAAAGGCCTATTTCAATTTCCTTCTCAATCGACCAGCGAACAGTGATATAGAGGTTGATTTAATTTATGTGGAAACGATTCCCAGCATTAACGAAAGTGAGTTTTACCAAAATAGTGCAACAATTCATCGCCCAGAATTCATGCAACTACAAAGTGGACTAAAAATAAACGAAACAGCCATTGAACTAGCTGAGAAAAATGCCAAACTACCCGAATTGTTCTTAGGTGGAAGTGCAGGTTTCCAAGGTTTTGGATACACTTTCAAAGACCAAGCTTTTGCAGTAGGGCAAATTGGTCTTAAATGGGATTTATTTCACGGTAAAGAAAAGCAATACAAAATTCAGCAAGCAACCATTCAAAAAAACATCTTAAATCACGAAGTAGAGCAAGTAAAACAGCAAGTTGCACTTCAGGTTACTCAAGCGTTTTTGGAGTGTGGGGCGAGTGAAAGCTATTTGAATGAATCCCTACCAGGAATAGAACAGACAAGTGAAGTGCTACGAATTTTAGAAAGTAAATATAAAAATGGCAATGCTCTTACTATCGAAATTTTAAAAGCTCAAAATGATGTGCTAACAGCTAGCTTAAACCAAGTAATAGCTAAGTACGACTTTTGGCTAAAAATTACGGAATTAAGAAAGGTTAGTGGGATGTAA